The following coding sequences lie in one Arabidopsis thaliana chromosome 3, partial sequence genomic window:
- the EIF4G gene encoding eukaryotic translation initiation factor 4G (eukaryotic translation initiation factor 4G (EIF4G); FUNCTIONS IN: translation initiation factor activity; INVOLVED IN: response to virus; EXPRESSED IN: 25 plant structures; EXPRESSED DURING: 13 growth stages; CONTAINS InterPro DOMAIN/s: Initiation factor eIF-4 gamma, MA3 (InterPro:IPR003891), Armadillo-type fold (InterPro:IPR016024), MIF4G-like, type 3 (InterPro:IPR003890), MIF4-like, type 1/2/3 (InterPro:IPR016021); BEST Arabidopsis thaliana protein match is: MIF4G domain-containing protein / MA3 domain-containing protein (TAIR:AT2G24050.1); Has 9326 Blast hits to 6766 proteins in 561 species: Archae - 16; Bacteria - 1112; Metazoa - 4125; Fungi - 1859; Plants - 706; Viruses - 74; Other Eukaryotes - 1434 (source: NCBI BLink).), which produces MSYNQSRPDRSETQYRRTGRSTGNQQQQQQHRSSSAAGYGKGAGAPGSAPAPSTYPDNSSLSSNRSFKKPGNAQGGGQPRVNLPPVNHPNNHNNGPNAHSRSQGEPGVGGPTNPTESFNRNTGPIPKAPTSQSTVMSSKINETPNTAKVAASGDASQAFPLQFGSLGPDLMVPARTTSAPPNMDDQKRAQMQQSSLRTASNVPASVPKKDSSNKGADNQLMRKEGHNPSSEKADIQVPHIAPPSQTQKSPITNIRMPSVQTPYQHTQVPHPVHFGGPNMHMQTPVTATSFQMPMPMALSMGNTPQIPPQVFYQGHPPHPMHHQGMMHQAQGHGFATPMGAQIHPQLGHVGVGLSPQYPQQQGGKYGGARKTTPVKITHPDTHEELRLDRRGDPYSEGDSTALKPHSNPPPRSQPVSSFAPRPVNLVQPSYNSNTMIYPPVSVPLNNGPMSSAQAPRYHYPVIDGSQRVQLINQPAHTAPQLIRPAAPAHLSSDSTSSVKARNAQNVMSSALPVNAKVSVKPAGVSEKLGSPKDRSHGEVNISLSQKNVEACSLSSSQQPKPSFVSGVPNSSAPPAKSPVETVPLAKSSVETVPPVKSSVETAPVTTTEIRRAEMVSESISVEDQTCKVEPPHNLTENRGQTMPDSLVSDPETATVAAKENLSLPATNGFRKQLLKVSTTSDAPTSDSVDTSIDKSTEGSSHASSEISGSSPQEKDLKCDNRTASDKLDERSVISDAKHETLSGVLEKAQNEVDGATDVCPVSEKLAVTDDTSSDLPHSTHVLSSTVPLGHSETHKSAVETNTRRNTSTKGKKKIKEILQKADAAGTTSDLYMAYKGPEEKKESSNVVHDVSNQNLLPAIPQAVEAIVDTEPVKNEPEDWEDAADVSTPKLETADNSVNAKRGSSDEVSDNCINTEKKYSRDFLLKFADLCTALPEGFDVSPDIANALIVAYMGASHHEHDSYPTPGKVMDRQASGARLDRRPSNVAGDDRWTKNQGSLPAGYGGNVGFRPGQGGNSGVLRNPRMQGPIISRPMQPVGPMGGMGRNTPDLERWQRGSNFQQKGLFPSPHTPMQVMHKAERKYQVGTIADEEQAKQRQLKSILNKLTPQNFEKLFEQVKSVNIDNAVTLSGVISQIFDKALMEPTFCEMYADFCFHLSGALPDFNENGEKITFKRLLLNKCQEEFERGEKEEEEASRVAEEGQVEQTEEEREEKRLQVRRRMLGNIRLIGELYKKRMLTEKIMHACIQKLLGYNQDPHEENIEALCKLMSTIGVMIDHNKAKFQMDGYFEKMKMLSCKQELSSRVRFMLINAIDLRKNKWQERMKVEGPKKIEEVHRDAAQERQTQANRLSRGPSMNSSGRRGHMEFSSPRGGGGMLSPPAAQMGSYHGPPQGRGFSNQDIRFDDRPSYEPRMVPMPQRSVCEEPITLGPQGGLGQGMSIRRPAVASNTYQSDATQAGGGDSRRPAGGLNGFGSHRPASPVTHGRSSPQERGTAYVHREFASLSRASDLSPEVSSARQVLQGPSATVNSPRENALSEEQLENLSLSAIKEYYSARDENEIGMCMKDMNSPAYHPTMISLWVTDSFERKDKERDLLAKLLVNLVKSADNALNEVQLVKGFESVLKTLEDAVNDAPKAAEFLGRIFGKSVTEKVVTLTEIGRLIQEGGEEPGSLIEFGLGGDVLGSVLEMIKTEAGEETLVEIRRSSGLRIENFKPHAPNRSKILEKFT; this is translated from the exons ATGTCCTACAATCAATCCAGACCCGACAGAAGCGAGACTCAATATCGTAGAACTGGTCGATCCACCGgtaaccaacaacaacaacaacaacaccgATCTTCTTCCGCCGCCGGTTACGGTAAGGGCGCCGGCGCTCCTGGTTCTGCGCCTGCCCCTTCCACTTATCCTGATAATTCTTCCTTGTCTTCCAATCGCAg TTTTAAGAAGCCCGGCAATGCTCAAGGAGGAGGGCAGCCTCGGGTGAATCTGCCACCTGTGAATCATCCTAATAATCACAACAATGGTCCCAATGCTCACTCTCGCTCTCAAG GAGAACCGGGTGTTGGTGGACCAACCAATCCAACTGAATCGTTCAACAGAAACACCGGACCTATTCCAAAGGCTCCAACTTCTCAGTCTACCGTCATGAGTTCCAAGATCAATGAGACGCCCAACACAGCTAAAG tggCAGCCTCTGGAGACGCTTCTCAGGCATTTCCTCTCCAGTTTGGGTCACTTGGTCCTGATTTGATG GTTCCTGCTCGAACTACCTCAGCACCTCCGAATATGGATGACCAGAAACGTGCCCAG ATGCAGCAATCTTCTTTAAGAACGGCGTCAAATGTGCCAGCTTCTGTACCCaaaaaagattcatcaaaTAAGGGTGCAGATAATCAATTGATGAGGAAAGAGGGGCACAATCCATCGAGTGAAAAAGCTGATATCCAAGTCCCACATATAGCCCCTCCAAGTCAAACGCAGAAGTCTCCAATTACAAATATTCGCATGCCTTCTGTGCAGACACCATATCAGCATACTCAGGTCCCTCACCCTGTACATTTTGGTGGGCCGAATATGCATATGCAGACTCCCGTGACTGCAACCTCGTTTCAGATGCCAATGCCAATGGCATTATCTATGGGAAATACTCCTCAAATCCCGCCGCAGGTGTTTTATCAGGGACATCCACCACATCCGATGCATCATCAGGGTATGATGCATCAGGCTCAGGGACATGGTTTTGCAACTCCAATGGGTGCTCAGATTCATCCTCAGTTAGGCCATGTGGGTGTGGGTTTGAGCCCTCAGTATCCCCAGCAGCAAGGTGGAAAATATGGTGGGGCACGCAAGACCACCCCTGTAAAGATTACACATCCTGACACACACGAAGAGCTGAGGCTTGATCGACGTGGTGACCCGTATTCAGAAGGCGATTCAACGGCTTTAAAACCACATTCTAACCCACCTCCCAGATCACAGCCAGTCTCATCATTTGCTCCAAGACCAGTCAATTTGGTGCAACCCTCATATAACTCCAATACCATGATATATCCCCCGGTTTCGGTACCGTTAAATAATGGTCCAATGTCATCCGCTCAGGCACCGAGATATCATTACCCAGTTATTGATGGGTCTCAGAGAGTACAACTTATCAACCAACCTGCTCATACTGCTCCACAGCTTATCAGACCCGCTGCTCCTGCACATCTTTCCTCTGATTCGACTTCCTCTGTGAAAGCACGCAATGCCCAAAATGTAATGTCATCTGCTCTACCTGTAAATGCGAAGGTATCAGTGAAGCCAGCTGGGGTTTCTGAAAAGCTTGGATCACCAAAAGACAGGTCACATGGAGAAGTTAACATTTCTCTGTCACAAAAGAACGTGGAGGCATGTTCGTTGAGCTCTTCCCAGCAGCCGAAACCTAGCTTTGTCTCTGGAGTACCAAATTCGTCTGCTCCGCCAGCAAAGTCGCCTGTGGAGACTGTTCCGCTAGCAAAGTCGTCTGTGGAGACTGTTCCGCCAGTAAAGTCGTCTGTGGAGACTGCTCCAGTTACAACGACTGAAATCAGAAGAGCGGAAATGGTGAGTGAGTCGATCTCAGTTGAAGATCAGACATGTAAGGTGGAACCCCCTCATAATCTGACTGAG AATCGTGGACAGACTATGCCAGACTCTCTGGTCTCTGATCCTGAAACAGCAACCGTTGCTGCCAAGGAAAATTTATCACTCCCAGCTACCAACGGGTTTAGGAAGCAACTCCTGAAGGTGTCTACTACATCTGATGCTCCAACTTCTGACTCAGTAGATACAAGTATTGACAAATCTACGGAAGGTTCAAGCCATGCCTCATCGGAGATTTCTGGTTCTTCACCGCAAGAGAAAGACCTAAAATGTGATAACCGGACTGCTTCTGACAAGCTCGATGAAAGGTCTGTAATTTCTGATGCAAAACACGAAACACTGTCAGGTGTGCTTGAGAAGGCACAGAATGAGGTAGATGGTGCCACAGATGTCTGTCCTGTCTCTGAAAAACTAGCTGTTACAGATGATACGAGCTCTGACCTTCCACATTCTACTCATGTTCTGTCTTCTACTGTTCCTCTTGGACATTCGGAAACACATAAATCTGCTGTTGAAACAAACACGAGAAGAAATACTTctacaaaaggaaagaagaagataaaagaaatcCTTCAAAAAGCAGATGCTGCAGGGACAACTTCTGATCTCTATATGGCTTACAAAGGGCCtgaggaaaagaaagagagctcAAATGTTGTTCATGATGTTTCGAACCAGAACCTGTTACCTGCCATACCTCAGGCTGTTGAAGCCATTGTGGATACTGAACCAGTGAAAAATGAACCAGAAGACTGGGAAGATGCAGCCGATGTTTCTACACCAAAGCTGGAAACTGCAGATAATTCTGTGAATGCAAAGAGAGGTTCCTCAGATGAGGTCAGCGACAACTGCATCAATACAGAAAAGAAGTACTCCCGGGATTTCCTCCTAAAGTTTGCAGACCTGTGTACTGCTCTTCCTGAGGGATTTGACGTTTCGCCTGATATTGCTAATGCCTTGATTGTTGCATATATGGGTGCATCACATCATGAACATGATTCATATCCTACTCCTGGAAAGGTTATGGATCGCCAAGCAAGTGGTGCTCGTTTAGATCGCCGTCCCAGCAACGTGGCTGGTGATGATAGATGGACGAAGAATCAGGGTTCTCTTCCAGCAGGATATGGGGGTAACGTAGGTTTCCGACCTGGTCAAGGAGGAAACTCGGGAGTTTTAAGAAACCCTCGTATGCAGGGACCAATTATATCTAGACCGATGCAACCTGTGGGTCCTATGGGAGGAATGGGTAGAAATACCCCCGACTTAGAAAGGTGGCAACGTGGTTCAAATTTCCAACAAAAAGGACTTTTTCCTTCTCCGCACACTCCTATGCAAGTGATGCACAAAGCCGAGAGAAAATACCAAGTGGGGACAATTGCAGATGAAGAACAAGCAAAACAAAGGCAGTTAAAGAGCATCCTGAACAAGTTGACCCcacaaaactttgagaaactgTTTGAGCAAGTTAAAAGTGTCAACATTGACAACGCTGTTACACTTTCTGGTGTCATTTCACAGATATTTGACAAAGCCTTGATGGAGCCAACATTCTGTGAGATGTATGCAGATTTCTGTTTTCATCTCTCTGGGGCGTTACCTGATTTTAATGAGAATGGTGAAAAGATTACCTTCAAAAGATTGCTTCTCAATAAATGTCAGGAAGAATTCGAGAGGggggagaaagaagaggaggaagccAGTAGAGTTGCCGAAGAAGGTCAAGTAGAACAAACCGAGGAGGAAAGGGAAGAGAAAAGACTTCAGGTGCGAAGGAGAATGCTTGGTAACATCAGACTTATTGGTGAGTTATACAAGAAAAGGATGTTGACTGAGAAAATCATGCACGCATGCATCCAGAAGTTGCTCGGGTATAATCAAGATCCACATGAAGAGAATATTGAAGCTCTGTGTAAACTAATGAGTACGATAGGAGTTATGATCGATCACAACAAAGCTAAGTTCCAGATGGATGgatattttgagaaaatgaaaatgctATCATGCAAACAAGAATTGTCTTCTAGGGTGAGGTTCATGTTGATCAATGCCATCGATCTGAGAAAGAACAAATGGCAGGAGAGAATGAAGGTCGAAGGGCCGAAAAAAATTGAGGAAGTGCACAGAGATGCTGCACAAGAACGCCAAACTCAAGCGAATAGGCTTTCACGTGGACCCTCAATGAATTCGTCAGGAAGAAGGGGGCATATGGAGTTTAGTAGTCCTAGGGGAGGAGGAGGAATGCTATCACCTCCAGCTGCCCAAATGGGTAGTTACCATGGACCACCTCAAGGTCGTGGCTTTAGTAATCAGGACATTCGATTTGATGACAGGCCATCTTATGAGCCTAGGATGGTTCCAATGCCGCAAAGGTCAGTATGTGAGGAGCCTATTACCTTGGGTCCGCAAGGTGGTCTTGGTCAGGGAATGTCTATTAGAAGGCCTGCAGTAGCATCAAACACTTATCAGTCTGATGCTACTCAGGCCGGTGGTGGAGATTCTAGGCGACCGGCCGGTGGTTTGAATGGTTTTGGCTCACATAGACCTGCAAGTCCTGTTACTCACGGACGGTCAAGTCCTCAAGAGCGGGGAACAGCTTATGTTCATAGGGAATTTGCAAGTCTGTCGCGTGCTTCTGATCTGTCACCAGAAGTTTCGTCCGCTAGGCAAGTACTACAAGGGCCATCAGCTACAGTAAACAGTCCTCGAGAAAATGCTTTGTCTGAAGAACAGTTAGAGAATCTGTCATTGTCCGCAATTAAGGAATATTACAG TGCCCGAGATGAGAATGAGATTGGTATGTGCATGAAAGATATGAATTCACCAGCTTACCACCCAACAATGATTTCTCTCTGGGTAACTGATTCGTTTGagagaaaagacaaagaaaggGATCTCTTAGCAAAGCTCCTTGTGAACCTCGTGAAATCTGCTGACAACGCCTTAAACGAAGTCCAGCTAGTGAAAGG GTTTGAATCGGTTTTGAAAACCCTGGAGGATGCAGTAAATGATGCTCCAAAAGCAGCAGAGTTTCTTGGTAGAATATTTGGGAAAAGTGTGACAGAGAAAGTAGTGACATTGACAGAGATTGGTCGGTTAATCCaggaaggaggagaagaaccaGGAAGTCTGATAGAGTTTGGATTAGGCGGCGATGTTCTTGGGAGTGTTTTGGAGATGATAAAAACAGAAGCTGGAGAAGAAACGTTGGTTGAGATTCGCCGGAGCTCAGGTCTGAggattgaaaatttcaaacctCATGCACCTAACCGGTCTAAGATATTAGAGAAATTTacttag